The Mobula hypostoma chromosome 1, sMobHyp1.1, whole genome shotgun sequence genome includes the window TATATTGATCATGCCTTTCCTAAGCATGTCTGCAATGGATGCAACTATTGCTTCTTAGCTTGTCATTTTGCCTTGCACCATCATTCTTGTCTTGTCAGTTAACATTTTTGTCTTGAACTTTCTACTCTATCAatggactgtattttttttacattctCCACCACTTGTTCGCTCAAGTGGAATGCGCCAATTCTTGCTTGGATATCATTAATAACTTTCTACTggtaatcatgtggatagtcagaggcttcttcccagagctgaaatggctaacatgagagggcacagttttaaggtgcttggaagtaggtacagaggaaatgtcaggggtaagtgtatggaatggactgccggcgacggtggtggaggtggatacgatagggtctcttaagagactcctggataggtacatggagcttagaaaaatagagggctacgtgtaaccctagataatttctcagttaagtacatgttcggtacagcattgtgggccgaagggcctgtattgtgctgtaggttttctatgtttcaatgtttctatgtatttGCCCAAAGTGCTGTTCAGAAACAGAGTGACAGAAGATATAAAAAGCCAAATTGAacattgtgggtaaacctaatatAAACCTCAAAAAGTCTCCATCAGTGCTTCAGCTAGTAAGAATATCTAcccacaaacacaaaataatctgcagatgctggggtcaaagcaacactcacaacatgctggaggaactcagcaggtcgggcagcatccatggaaaagatcggtcgacgttttgggccggaacccttcatcaggactgaaatattgactgatcttttccacggatgctgcccgacctgctgagttcctccagcgtgttgtgagtggagAATATCTGGCCATCTGCAAAGGCCCATTGACCAAGAATAAAACAAATATATAAGCAACTTAATTTAGAATGGAGCTACATAACTAATTTCAGATTACCAGAATTTCTGCTAATCAGTTCTATATTTATGATAATTCAATTTCAATTGTTGTCAGAAAATCTGAAATATCTATAATACCTACCAAAATGTATAAATATCTTGATGGTCACAAAATACCGTACATATAGCTATTAAATATCTACAGAGTACTTTTTTATATTCATTACCTTATCTGAAAGTGCAGCAAAATTATAATGCGGTTCATACATGTGAGGAGCCAATGCTGCAGCTGTCTGCAGAAATCCCCGAGCCTTCAGATACAAGTAAaaaattacaaacgtttgtagatactTAGAAATAAATATACAGCTTATTTTCCAAGATAAAACAATATTTTTCCAATACATTACATGACAATACAAGCTGCTCACCTGTTCATGGTGCCCTTTGCGCATTTCCAAGACTGCTAAATTGTTATAGGCTTCAGCATGATTATTGTTGTTGGCCAGTGCCAGTTTAAAACACTGATGGGCCAAATTCATATCTCCTATTCCCTAAAATACAACAATGTTAACTTACTAATAACATACATAAAGTGAGGTTATAGTGCTTTAAATGAAAACATGATCAGAAATGCATACTTACCTTTTATCATGTAGACATTTTTAGAACTGCACTTTACGCCAGTCATAATATGATTttattcttgattagcaagggcatcaaagggtatggagtgaaggcaggagagtgggaatgactggaagaattggagcagactcaatgggccaaatggcctacttctgctcctatatcttatggtcttatgctcttaaaAGAGTGCATTTTTGTGAGGAAAATGAATATTTGGTGGCAAATTCCATTCTGGTGTTTAACTCAGGTTTCAGATGGAAAACATAGGACATGGTCAATTTGTTTGACATAACCTCCAACAATCTCTGCCTTCGAGAGGTGTCGGCAGTGAAAGCATAAAGTGACCACCATATGCAAGTGCCCCTACAAATCATACATCTTTTTAACTTGGAATAGTTTTACTGCTCCATCATCAGAATTTGGTCAGAATTCTGGAACTCCCACCCAGCTGGACTACAGTGATTTACCACTTCACAAAAGCAATTAGATGAGCAATGTATGCTAGTTTTGTCAATAATAAAATCAAGTATTTTCATTGAGGTTGTTGAACCTATTGCTACACCGAACCTCAGTCCGGCTATAGTTACTACCTTTTGAACCCGCTCTGTATAAACGTACATACCAGGTcacatttccacagatggtgtAAGGAACAATAGCTCCCATTTGCCCATTTTATCTTTACCACAACCTCCAGAGGTCACCTGGAAGTTTGAACACCACTTTGCAATCCATTTCATGGAGGCCCCACTTTATAGCAGTATAGCAGAAACAATTTGTACATTGAAAATATAATATCACTTTTTTGTTTGTTTCAACAGGCCTTGGATGCCACAAACATGGGATGACAGTTTGAGGTGATCAGGAAGGCAATTAACAAACAGTATGTTGAAATCTAAGAGTTAAAATTGTCAGTTATAACTTCAGCAAAGCTAAAGAGCTAATATCTCACCTACCTCCACTCTTAGACCACCTGGCCAATGCTGATTCagttttaatatcagagaaattattAGTGTTTAATTTTATGGTACTTGAAAGATGACTTCATAAAAAAGAGTTACAGTTCAATATTATCTCAAGAGCAGTTTAGGTTTATAGAAAATTTGCAATTCAGGTCTTCAATGACATATGTACATCATGATTTAATGAATCATCAGTAATGATTCAAGttttaagtaaataaattaataaacattTCACAGATGTGATTAGTATTAACTTGTTAAAGAATGGTTCCTTAATATTCATCATTTCAAAATTTCCTTACTTACAGTTCTTAAATTTTGCAGCAAAAGCCTTATCActatcattttattttatttcgagatacaacgTGGAAAAGACCCCTCTGCCCAACAACCCACCAATTTACtttaggacaatttacaatgaccaattagcctacaaactggtatgtctttttgggctgtgggaagaaagcagagcacccggaggaaatccacatgcacacaggaagaatgtacaaactttcttacagaggatgccagaaatgaactccgagctgtaacagcattgtgctaaACACAATGTTACATTTCTGATATCAATccagtttatttttcttttattttacatGGAACTCCATCTaacaagaacaaaaacaaaaactgaTGTAATGTAGCTATACATACCACTGCTACGTGGCCAAGGTTATACCATACATCTGCAACTTCTTCATCATTCACAGCCAGGGACAATGCTCTTTCAAATGAGCTCAGAGTCATGTCATACTGTTGTGCATAGAAACAGCAGAGTCCTAGATTGTTGAAAAGCTGACAATTATAAACACCCATTTGGAGAAGTCGCCTGCAgagagtaattttttttattaatttcaaaataacacGATCATTTCTATAATTGAAAATATCTCCATTGAGTTAAATAAAAATTGCGACAACTCCAAGATTTTTTGTTTTGATATTTCATTTAGTGGAtcactgtatttcaataataaGGGTGTGCTGCCATGTTTTTTATTTGGATTTGTAAGAACTACTAATAGGTTACATATTCAAAtattctgttttttatttcaaTGCAATTCTATTTTATTATCCCAATGACAACCACCATTTTGCTTGGCCTAACTAATGTTGCTCATTGATAAAGAAATGTGGGAAAAAAAGTTTTAAGGTAATTTCCTTTTTCCTTGTGTGGGTAAATATCATCAGTATCTTGAACTACTAGATCTAACCTGTGATATGGGTGGGTAGCAGTAGCTGCTTTCATACCAAACCAAAATCAGGAATCAGGTACCAGGACAAGACAGCACAAAAGTAAATAGACCTAAGAGAAATCAGGTTCATCAAAGTGGATTGCTCACCAAGAGTTGAAGATCAAGTCTAACAATTAAATTCTAACAGtttagttggaaagatattggagtcaatcctcaaggacgaggttatgaaatacctcgaggtgcatgacaagataggctgaagccagcatggtttcatgaagggaagatcccgcctcaccaacctattggaattttttgaggtaatctcgaataagattgacaagggagaggctgtggatgttgtgtatttggattttcaaaaggccttcgataaggtgccacatatgaggctgcttaataagatgagaacccatggaattataggaaagatgttggaatgggtggagcattggctgacaggcagaaagcaaagggtgggaataaagggattctattctgattggttgccggttactagtggtgttccgcaggggttggtgttggggccgcttctttttacgatgtatatcgatgatttggattatggattaaatggttttgtggctaagtttgcggatgacaccaaaataagtggaggagcaggaaatgttgaagaaacggaaaggttgcagagagacttagttagtttaggagagtgggcaaagaaatggcagatgagatacaacgttgacaaatgtacggttgtacatttcagaagaagaaataatcgggcagattattatttagatggggagaaaattcaaaaatcggaagtgcaaagggacttgggggtcctcgtgcaggataccctaaaggttaaccaccaagctggattggcggtaaggaaagcgaatgctatgttggcattcatttcaagaggaatagtgtataagagtaaagaggtgttgatgaggctctatggggcattagtgagacttcatttggaatactgtgggcagttttgggcctcctatcttagaaaggatgtactgatgttggagagaattcagagaagatttacaaggatgattcctggaatgcaggggctaacatacgaggagcgtttgtcggctcttggattgtattcgtTAGACTattgaagaatgagaggggatctcatagaaatgtttcgaatgttgaaagggttggacagagtagatgtggaaaggttgtttcccttggtgggtgagtccaggacaagaggccatagtcttagaattagagggtacccagttaaaacagagatgaggagaaatttttttagccaggggtcgtggatttgtggaatttgttgccacatacagctgtggaggcccgatcattgagggtgtttaaggaggagattgacaggtatctaattcgtcagggtatcaaggaatatggggaaaaagccggaaattggaactagatgggtgaatagtttagctcatggaggagctgcggagcagactcgatgggccgaatggcctacttctgctcctttgtcttgtgatcttgtgaatatCATCCAGGTTTTTCTTTCCAGATCACTAGAATGCTCACTTTGATATGCTCTAGCATCCTACATGTATTGGAAATCAGATATGCCTTTCTTTGGTGCTCTGGCTAAAGACCTAATGGCCATTATTTGTCCCTGAATAGCAAATTATGGGTTATTAAATTGTTGGTACTATCCAAGCCAAGTTTATGTACATATCAGCCATCAACCAGCACCTAGCCAGAAATCACAAAGGTGTTAGAAATCTGATTCAATTTCTCCATTCTAACTATACTTGACTATTAAAGACATATAGTGACAACACTATGGCCAGTTTTTCCCCATCAATGGCACTTGGCAACAAGACTAAGTGAGTGAGATTCATTTTATGCACAGAATTTGTGCCTATCCCCAACTTGGTACATTTTTTCTGGAGAAATTACCCTATTTATATTGAATGTTGATGTAATTAGCATTTCTTCTATTTTTCCAATAGATTAACCAAGTTCAATGACTTTATTTGCTATCATTTTTGCTGTGAGACTTTAACATCAACTCATTTAATGACCACACTGCATCAGCCAACTGTCCACTTCTTAAAACTGAAAAATTAAACATCACACACTGTTATCAATTTTAGTTATTATCACAAATTATGATCTCACCTATAGAATCGTAGTGCAATTTCTGGTTGGTCAGAATAAAAATGAATACTCCCTATGCAGGCAATGGCTTCTACATTAGTATTATCTTGTTTTAAGACTTCCTTATAATATTCAGTGGCAGATGCTATGTTGTTCATTTCCTGTTGAATTCAAGAACATCTGTTATGAAGTggcaaaaatcatgaaaaagtaCAAGCTGGTTCATATAGAATAGTTTTTCTCAATTCATAAGTACTGTAGATAATTTATCTGCATTACTTACATCATGTATGCGAGCTATTCCTGTAAGCAGTGTAACTTCTCCTGGGAAATGGTCCAGCCCTTGCTTGAAAAGGCCTAAAGCTGTCAATGGTTGGTCTAAACGAATGTAGACCTATTCaaataaatcaaaaatatttAAGCAGGTACAAAAATACATTCACAATTTCTTCTATTCAATCCTTCCTAACTGGTTGAACAAATGATAACAATTATCAATACAATATAGACTATGAATCTGCAGTGTATATAGTAAAATAACCAACAGTCATTACTGTTCTTTATGTGCAAAGGGTATAGTTACATACTAATACCCAATAGTTGCTGTCTAATTTTCACTGTTCCACTGTTAAGTTCAGGAAGCTAATACATCATTATTCACTCATCAtagggtggcaggatggagatatgcctctaccaaaggaggcgcaaggtgctccttccctccactacagatcacccttgggcaaggtgtagcacccccccccccacaatcagAGTCATATGAACGCAtggaggtggatggtcatatgagcagctggtgcatatctcaagtcctagttatgcgaccactgattccaggcagaaaatctctacagagtattgataatggctggggtcaccagccttgtaaagaaactgcccagaagaaggtaatggcaactCACTtcttagaaaaatttgccaagaataatcatggtcaagaccatgatcgcccatgtcatacgacatggcacataataaatGAAAAAAACTCATCACAGGTAAATTTGGAATTCCATTATACTGCTGTATTTGTATGATGAATACAAACTTAATGCGTCACAGTTATTTAGGGCTTGTAATTAGTAGTGGAAGTGAATTTGGTTAATATATGCCAATCAATGTCTCAGCCAATAATTAGTAGTTAAAAATGTAGGATTTCATTGGTTTAGATTATGAAATTTTCCAGGAGTTGAAAAGGTGAAAAATGTAATTTTCCTACCTTTCCTTTATTTCTCTCACCCCCCAGTCTTTCTTTTCCTACACCCATTTATCTTTGTAATAACGGTTTGACTTTAATTCTGCTCTTTCTCAGGCCTTTTTTGTGGTTGTTTCCTAATCCTCAAAGGAGATTCCTCAATGGTGAACTTGTTCTCTCAAGTcctagacacacacatacacttccTTCATCGCTCACACTTTCACCAATTCTAtaaccgtgtgtgtgtgtgtatatatatacatacacacacacacacacacacacagatacatacacacacacatcataccGTACAGTGGTGGCTACATATTAAAAGATGGTAATTCACATGTACGTTAGCTGCTTACCTTTGCCAGATAAAGTACTGTATCGACCATTTCCTGTTGTCTTAATGCAGATTTAAATTGTTTCTCTGCCTCACGATACAAACCTAATCTTtagcaaaaaaaaggaaaatagttTGTAAAATGtagaaaatgttaaaaatatGCATTTTTAAGTCATTCACCTGGGGCATTGGCTCAAATTTTGAACACAGTGGCAAAATAATGGTGCTCACCATTGACCTACAAGCTTAAATGACTCTGCAGATAGGTACCCTCTGTCCTGAAGTTTGTTTCAAATCAGTGCCTTAGTCGTGGATTGAATGCTGCTTACAATGCAGTAAGCAGGTTGACCAATGCAAATTAAGAATTCTCAAATACAGtgaaggaataaaaataaattgtaATTAAATCtttatattaaaattaaaataaacattgTTCTTTTAACTCCTTGTGCCTGTCTCAACAGAACACAAACCTTATTAAAATGTGTAAATTTTAAAATAGCTTATTATGCTGGGAAATACCAGCTGGCCCACACACAACTGCAGACATTTGCTCCTGCAAGTATAAGAATTTTTACAGGCAGGGAGGTACTGAACTTGTTGGCACTGCTCCATACAAAATTTTCTGTCTGAATTCTGGTAAACTAAAAGTAAAATATAAATTTGGTGAATTCTCCAGCAATTAAATTGAggaataaacagaagagattctgcagacgctgttAATCCAGGGCAatccacacaaaatactggaagaactcagcaggtcaggcagcatctatcgatgGGTTCTGAAGAATAGTCTCGgcccaaatcatcaactgtttatactcctccacagatgctgcctgacctgttgagttcctccagcattttgagtgtgttgtatTAGATTGACTGATTAACCTG containing:
- the ttc8 gene encoding tetratricopeptide repeat protein 8 isoform X2, coding for MLTNPDGPFINLSRLNLAKYAGKPNLAKALFEYIFHHENDVKTALDLAALATEQSQFKDWWWKVQIGKCYYRLGLYREAEKQFKSALRQQEMVDTVLYLAKVYIRLDQPLTALGLFKQGLDHFPGEVTLLTGIARIHDEMNNIASATEYYKEVLKQDNTNVEAIACIGSIHFYSDQPEIALRFYRRLLQMGVYNCQLFNNLGLCCFYAQQYDMTLSSFERALSLAVNDEEVADVWYNLGHVAVGIGDMNLAHQCFKLALANNNNHAEAYNNLAVLEMRKGHHEQARGFLQTAAALAPHMYEPHYNFAALSDKVGDLQSSYVAAQKSATAFPEHVDTQQLIKQLQQHFAML